In Pelosinus sp. IPA-1, a single genomic region encodes these proteins:
- a CDS encoding ACT domain-containing protein — protein MIGQKSVFFLVREEILPEAIKKTIKVKDMLKRGEARTINEAVEKMELSRSAYYKYKDYVFPFYEASKEKIVTLALLLEHKQGVLSRVLNTIANERGSVLTINQGIPLQGVANATISIETAELVIDLEALLDKVRMVEGVKRLEVLGQA, from the coding sequence GTGATTGGACAAAAATCCGTGTTTTTTTTAGTTCGGGAAGAAATATTACCAGAAGCAATAAAGAAAACAATCAAAGTAAAAGATATGCTCAAACGTGGTGAAGCACGTACTATTAATGAAGCTGTGGAAAAAATGGAATTAAGCCGCAGCGCTTATTATAAATATAAAGATTATGTATTTCCTTTTTATGAAGCAAGCAAAGAGAAAATAGTTACATTAGCATTATTGCTTGAACACAAACAAGGTGTTTTATCAAGAGTGTTAAACACTATAGCGAATGAACGTGGTAGTGTATTGACGATTAACCAAGGAATACCTCTCCAAGGTGTAGCCAATGCTACCATTTCAATTGAAACCGCTGAATTAGTCATTGATTTAGAAGCTTTATTGGATAAAGTTAGAATGGTCGAGGGCGTTAAGCGATTAGAAGTGTTAGGCCAAGCTTAA
- the spoIVA gene encoding stage IV sporulation protein A, whose product MEKFDLFRDIAERTGGDIYIGVVGPVRTGKSTFIKRFMETMVLPNMIDPYEKERAKDELPQSAAGKTIMTTEPKFIPNEAVEINVKDNINVRVRMVDCVGYTVDGALGYEEEAGPRMVLTPWFDHEIPFQEAAEVGTKKVIDEHSTIGLVITTDGSVTDLPREKYLPAEERVINELKELEKPFLIILNTCRPTAKETRELVAKLENTYDVPVVPVDCIQLSQDDIYAILQEVLYEFPVKEVNISLPKWIEELETEHWLREKFDDAVQEVIQYVRRLRDIDRAIDDLSGYDFIADVILHDMDLGNGIAVIEITARNDLFYQVLEELTGFTISGEHHLLRLMQDLSFAKREYDKIASALEQVKLTGYGIVSPQLDEMVLEEPEIIRTGNRFGVRLKAAAPSLHIIRTDVQAEISPIIGSEKQSEELVQYLMREFEGEPEKIWRTNLFGKSLNALVREGIQNKLSGMPENTQVKLRDTLQKVVNDGSGGLICIIF is encoded by the coding sequence ATGGAAAAATTCGATTTATTTCGAGATATTGCCGAACGTACTGGTGGTGATATTTACATTGGTGTTGTAGGTCCAGTACGTACAGGGAAATCAACGTTTATTAAACGATTTATGGAAACAATGGTATTACCTAATATGATTGATCCCTATGAAAAAGAAAGAGCTAAAGATGAATTACCACAAAGTGCGGCCGGCAAAACAATTATGACTACAGAACCCAAGTTTATTCCAAATGAAGCTGTAGAAATTAATGTTAAAGACAACATTAATGTAAGAGTTAGAATGGTTGATTGTGTAGGCTACACTGTTGATGGTGCATTAGGTTATGAAGAAGAAGCTGGCCCCCGTATGGTACTTACACCTTGGTTTGATCATGAGATTCCTTTCCAAGAGGCAGCAGAGGTAGGCACCAAAAAAGTAATTGATGAACATTCAACAATTGGTCTTGTGATTACTACTGATGGCAGTGTGACAGATTTACCAAGAGAAAAATATTTGCCTGCTGAAGAAAGAGTCATTAATGAACTGAAAGAGCTGGAAAAACCATTTTTAATCATATTAAACACTTGCCGCCCAACGGCAAAGGAAACACGTGAATTAGTTGCCAAACTCGAAAATACCTACGACGTACCAGTTGTTCCTGTTGATTGTATTCAACTAAGCCAGGATGATATATATGCTATCTTGCAAGAAGTATTGTATGAATTTCCAGTTAAAGAAGTTAATATTTCTCTGCCAAAATGGATTGAAGAACTGGAGACTGAGCATTGGCTTAGAGAAAAATTTGATGATGCAGTTCAAGAGGTTATCCAATATGTAAGAAGACTAAGAGATATTGACAGGGCTATTGATGATTTATCAGGCTATGATTTTATTGCTGATGTAATATTACATGACATGGATTTAGGAAATGGGATAGCGGTAATAGAAATTACTGCTCGTAATGATTTATTTTATCAAGTATTAGAAGAATTAACAGGTTTTACGATTTCAGGTGAACATCACTTACTGCGCCTAATGCAAGACCTATCATTCGCTAAGCGTGAATATGATAAAATAGCTAGTGCATTAGAGCAAGTTAAACTGACTGGTTATGGCATTGTTTCACCACAATTGGATGAAATGGTTTTGGAAGAACCAGAGATTATTAGAACTGGGAATCGCTTTGGCGTAAGACTAAAAGCAGCAGCTCCTTCTTTACATATTATTAGAACCGATGTACAGGCCGAAATATCACCTATTATCGGCAGTGAAAAACAAAGCGAAGAATTAGTTCAATACCTTATGAGGGAATTTGAAGGGGAACCAGAGAAAATATGGCGCACAAATTTATTTGGCAAATCACTTAATGCTTTAGTGCGAGAAGGTATCCAAAATAAACTATCAGGCATGCCAGAAAACACGCAAGTAAAATTACGAGATACTTTACAAAAAGTTGTCAATGATGGTAGTGGCGGTTTAATTTGTATTATCTTTTAA
- the plsY gene encoding glycerol-3-phosphate 1-O-acyltransferase PlsY, with protein sequence MDYLLIAILGYLIGSIPNGLLIGKKLYNVDLRQFGSKNIGATNAFRTLGLWPALWVFLTDALKGVIAVYLGSILIGTPTALLTGGIAAIVGHNWSILLNFTGGRGVATGLGVIAVLVPKITIVIFLLWAIIVYITRYVSLASIVSAVLVPILMWFSDEQIEFFYFGIIAALFVVGRHKANIGRLLKGTELKIKVGNRLVDSKEK encoded by the coding sequence ATGGATTATTTACTCATCGCTATACTCGGGTATTTGATCGGCTCTATTCCGAATGGTCTACTTATTGGGAAAAAACTATATAATGTAGACTTACGTCAATTTGGTAGTAAAAATATTGGAGCAACAAATGCCTTTCGTACCTTGGGATTATGGCCTGCTTTATGGGTATTTCTTACTGATGCATTAAAAGGGGTTATTGCAGTTTATTTAGGCAGCATTTTGATAGGTACGCCGACAGCCTTATTAACAGGCGGAATTGCGGCTATCGTTGGTCATAATTGGTCAATATTATTGAATTTTACAGGCGGACGTGGCGTTGCTACTGGTTTAGGTGTCATCGCTGTCTTAGTACCTAAAATTACAATAGTGATTTTCCTACTATGGGCTATTATTGTTTATATTACTCGTTATGTATCTCTTGCTTCAATTGTTTCAGCAGTGCTGGTACCTATTTTAATGTGGTTTTCTGATGAACAAATTGAATTTTTTTATTTTGGTATTATTGCTGCCCTTTTTGTTGTTGGTAGGCATAAAGCTAACATTGGAAGATTACTGAAGGGCACTGAGTTAAAAATAAAAGTAGGGAACAGATTAGTTGATTCAAAAGAAAAATAA
- the der gene encoding ribosome biogenesis GTPase Der: protein MSKPILAIVGRPNVGKSTLFNYIGQKRVSIVEDIPGVTRDRIYLDAEWLGREFTMIDTGGIEIESSDKILTAMRYQAKLAIDEADAILFIVDGKVGLTSADEEVAIILRNTRKPVILAVNKVDNMNKANEIYEFYNLGLGDPIAISAANALNIGDLLDEIVKRLPNEEIQEEDNEKIRVAVIGRPNVGKSSLVNRLVGEERVIVSDVAGTTRDAIDTHFTKDDTSFVLIDTAGMRRKAKVELPVERYSVMRALRAVDRSDVVLIVIDAVDGVTEQDKKIAGYAHDAGKASVIVVNKWDLLEKDGKTSLRYTETIRTELAFMQYAPVLFISALTNQRVSRVTELIKFVAEQHTMRVATSVLNQVVEDAVSINPPPSQYGRRLKIYFTTQPNVKPPTFVFFVNEPDIMHFSYLRFLENRLRESFGFEGTPLKLVVRGRKEEE from the coding sequence ATGAGCAAACCAATTCTAGCCATAGTTGGGCGACCTAATGTTGGTAAATCCACTTTATTTAATTATATAGGACAAAAAAGAGTGTCAATCGTTGAGGATATCCCTGGCGTTACTCGAGATCGTATTTACTTAGATGCTGAGTGGCTTGGTCGTGAATTTACTATGATTGATACAGGTGGTATCGAAATAGAATCTAGTGACAAAATCTTGACTGCTATGAGATATCAGGCAAAATTAGCAATTGACGAAGCAGATGCCATTTTATTCATTGTAGATGGTAAGGTAGGTTTAACCTCTGCCGACGAAGAGGTCGCTATTATTTTACGTAATACCCGTAAACCTGTTATATTGGCCGTTAATAAAGTTGACAATATGAACAAGGCAAATGAAATTTATGAATTCTATAATTTAGGTCTTGGTGACCCCATTGCAATTTCTGCGGCAAACGCCTTAAATATTGGTGATTTGCTCGATGAGATTGTTAAGCGCTTACCAAATGAAGAAATTCAAGAAGAAGATAATGAGAAAATTAGAGTTGCGGTGATTGGCCGCCCTAATGTAGGCAAATCTTCTTTAGTGAATCGACTAGTTGGTGAAGAACGGGTTATTGTAAGTGATGTAGCAGGCACTACTCGTGATGCTATTGACACTCACTTTACGAAAGATGATACATCCTTTGTGTTAATAGATACTGCTGGAATGCGACGCAAGGCTAAGGTTGAGCTTCCCGTTGAACGCTATAGCGTTATGCGAGCATTACGGGCTGTAGACCGTTCAGATGTCGTTTTGATCGTTATTGATGCAGTAGATGGGGTTACAGAACAGGATAAAAAAATAGCAGGTTATGCTCACGATGCAGGTAAAGCTTCTGTTATCGTTGTAAATAAGTGGGACTTATTAGAGAAAGATGGTAAAACTTCTTTACGATATACAGAAACGATTCGTACTGAATTAGCCTTTATGCAGTATGCGCCAGTTCTTTTTATCTCAGCCCTTACTAACCAACGGGTATCACGGGTAACCGAATTAATAAAATTCGTAGCAGAACAACATACCATGCGTGTAGCTACCAGCGTCTTAAATCAAGTTGTAGAAGATGCAGTATCTATTAATCCACCACCCTCACAATATGGTAGACGCCTAAAAATTTACTTTACTACGCAGCCGAATGTTAAACCACCTACTTTTGTTTTCTTCGTAAATGAACCAGATATTATGCATTTTTCCTACTTGCGTTTTTTAGAAAATAGATTAAGAGAAAGTTTTGGATTCGAAGGAACCCCTTTAAAGCTAGTCGTTCGTGGACGTAAAGAAGAAGAATAA
- a CDS encoding cob(I)yrinic acid a,c-diamide adenosyltransferase has protein sequence MTNLGLIQVYTGNGKGKTTASLGLAFRACGHGLKVCMIQFMKNSTDYGEVKISNYLPGFKLIQVGRNDFVDLENPEDIDKKLAQDGWELAKSILMSSEFDIIILDEINVAMACKLLNVNKVIDFLTRNCDLLKKRPEIILTGRYAPPEIIAVAHLVTEMKEIRHNYSEGIDARQGIEF, from the coding sequence ATGACTAATTTGGGATTGATTCAAGTATATACTGGCAATGGCAAGGGGAAAACTACTGCTAGCTTAGGTTTAGCATTTAGAGCATGTGGACACGGTTTAAAAGTATGTATGATCCAATTTATGAAAAATAGTACAGACTATGGCGAAGTAAAAATCAGTAACTATTTACCTGGATTTAAATTAATTCAAGTTGGGCGTAATGATTTCGTAGATTTGGAAAATCCAGAAGATATTGATAAAAAATTAGCACAGGATGGATGGGAATTAGCAAAGTCAATCCTAATGTCTAGTGAGTTTGATATTATTATTCTTGATGAAATTAATGTAGCCATGGCTTGTAAATTACTCAATGTGAACAAAGTTATCGATTTTTTAACAAGAAATTGTGACTTATTAAAAAAACGTCCAGAGATAATATTAACTGGTAGATACGCTCCACCGGAAATTATTGCCGTTGCCCATCTAGTAACCGAGATGAAAGAAATTCGACACAATTATTCCGAGGGAATAGACGCGCGTCAAGGAATTGAATTTTAA
- a CDS encoding DUF1614 domain-containing protein, producing the protein MNMPIGMILLLVVGVLVYFGVAHRILDRMRLTDKQALLFILAVIAGSFIDIPLMRTPVDVSINVGGALLPALLSIWLIFKADETAERVRAILAAILVAAAVSLGSRYLPYEPENMFLDPKIIYGISAGLIAYLAGRSRRSAFVGGVLGIVLSDIVHLVTLMRLGIAGTTNVGGAGAFDVVLIAGIVAVMVAELVGETREKMQGGPELGRYRPEGLYEFSKELSHTNQKNKPSSNQTDPVDDTKQKDRGEKND; encoded by the coding sequence ATGAATATGCCAATAGGAATGATTCTGCTATTGGTGGTTGGGGTTTTGGTTTATTTTGGCGTAGCTCATCGAATCCTGGACAGAATGCGTTTAACAGATAAGCAGGCTTTACTTTTTATTCTAGCTGTAATTGCGGGAAGTTTTATTGATATTCCTCTTATGCGTACACCCGTAGATGTAAGCATAAATGTAGGAGGAGCTTTGTTACCAGCATTACTGTCTATTTGGCTGATTTTTAAAGCAGATGAAACAGCTGAAAGGGTGCGGGCAATCTTAGCCGCTATTTTGGTAGCCGCAGCTGTATCCTTAGGTTCTCGCTATTTACCATATGAACCAGAAAATATGTTCTTAGATCCTAAAATCATATACGGCATTTCAGCAGGTCTAATTGCTTATTTGGCTGGACGTTCGAGACGCAGTGCTTTCGTTGGTGGAGTTCTAGGCATTGTATTAAGTGATATTGTGCATCTAGTTACCCTTATGAGACTAGGGATTGCCGGAACAACAAATGTTGGCGGTGCAGGTGCTTTTGATGTAGTGTTAATTGCCGGAATTGTAGCAGTAATGGTAGCGGAATTAGTTGGCGAAACACGAGAAAAAATGCAAGGTGGCCCAGAACTTGGAAGGTACCGCCCAGAGGGACTATACGAATTCAGTAAAGAACTTTCCCATACTAATCAAAAAAATAAACCAAGTAGCAATCAAACTGACCCAGTTGACGACACGAAGCAAAAAGATAGAGGTGAGAAAAATGACTAA
- a CDS encoding DUF512 domain-containing protein — MVYSGIIAKVMPNSIAEEVGLESGDRLLTVDGENIRDIIDLSFALADDCVEILVEKKNGEQEILEIEKEYDEDLGIEFESAVFDGVRRCANKCIFCFVDQMAPGMRESLYVKDDDYRLSFLYGNFVTLTNLGPQDIKRIRQLHLSPLYISVHTTNGPLREKMLNNKNARNIMAQLRTLIDSGVEMHTQIVLCPDINDGDELEKTINDLYALHPNVLSMAIVPVGLSRYRDTCYTLQGFTPERAHAVVDKITQWQKKCRDKSGTSFVYLSDEFYLTADLPIPAYEMYDNFPQLENGIGLVRNFLAEWQEEPLKMQGYTEPHYLDIVCGISAKKVLGPLLENLEVPNLTIRVLSVENVFFGKDITVSGLLTGQDICSTLDEVGGVRTGVIVPGSALKKGETIFLDNMTCDELEINLGVPVRAAYSATDLRQLLQAWR; from the coding sequence GTGGTATATAGCGGTATTATTGCAAAAGTTATGCCAAATAGTATTGCTGAAGAAGTGGGATTAGAATCTGGAGATCGTTTGCTTACCGTAGATGGAGAAAACATTCGTGATATCATTGATTTAAGTTTTGCTTTAGCAGATGACTGTGTAGAAATTTTAGTTGAGAAAAAGAACGGTGAACAGGAAATTCTTGAAATAGAGAAAGAGTATGATGAAGATTTAGGTATTGAATTTGAAAGCGCTGTTTTTGACGGTGTTCGCCGATGTGCTAATAAATGTATCTTTTGTTTTGTAGATCAGATGGCACCAGGTATGAGGGAAAGTCTATATGTCAAAGACGATGATTATCGATTATCGTTCTTGTACGGAAACTTTGTAACATTAACAAATCTTGGCCCACAAGATATTAAGAGGATACGTCAGCTTCATTTGTCACCTTTATACATATCAGTGCATACTACAAATGGTCCTCTTCGTGAGAAAATGTTAAATAATAAAAATGCAAGAAACATCATGGCACAACTACGTACACTAATTGACAGTGGCGTTGAAATGCATACACAGATCGTATTATGTCCAGACATAAACGATGGGGACGAACTAGAAAAAACAATAAATGATTTATATGCATTGCATCCAAATGTATTGTCTATGGCAATTGTCCCTGTCGGTTTAAGTCGTTATCGGGATACATGTTACACATTGCAGGGATTTACCCCTGAGAGGGCCCATGCAGTTGTCGATAAAATAACGCAATGGCAAAAAAAATGCCGTGATAAAAGTGGTACATCCTTTGTATATTTATCGGATGAATTTTATCTTACAGCTGATTTGCCAATCCCAGCCTATGAGATGTATGATAATTTCCCTCAACTTGAAAATGGAATCGGTCTCGTCCGGAATTTCCTTGCTGAATGGCAGGAAGAACCACTTAAAATGCAAGGATATACTGAACCGCATTATTTAGATATAGTTTGTGGCATATCTGCAAAAAAGGTATTAGGGCCTTTGTTAGAAAATCTAGAAGTACCCAATTTGACGATTCGAGTACTGTCCGTAGAAAATGTTTTCTTTGGTAAGGATATAACGGTAAGTGGCTTATTAACTGGACAAGATATTTGTAGTACCTTAGATGAAGTTGGAGGAGTTAGAACTGGGGTTATAGTACCTGGATCAGCTCTAAAAAAAGGGGAAACAATATTTTTGGATAATATGACATGTGATGAATTAGAAATAAATTTAGGAGTACCTGTACGCGCCGCTTATAGTGCTACGGATTTAAGACAGTTATTACAAGCGTGGAGGTAA
- the spoIIP gene encoding stage II sporulation protein P → MTKLRGAVIVLLLLCSMTIQGYTHERSDGGYFSIVDESGTVVYITGWGVRVGDEFLTEKNKRYEVISIEGDIAHSKLIGDVNLSKYGQSKDNPLVSLLKPSITWAQGSGKVAVYHTHSDESYTPTDGKDSILGAGGIYKVGDSFTSALQSKGLEVFHSDAKHDPHDDMAYERSRRTVMELLKKQPDAIFDIHRDAAPPEVYKANIDGQDVTKVQLVVGKYGPTGKQIEDYALQLKANSDTQHPGLIKGIFFAKGGDYNQDLHPRSMLLEVGSDKNDRQSAERGVALFADVIPTILGKTAATPNNVAGQAGLGTAEAGPSGASKSMGWIVGALIIGVIAFLFLSTGSMKEAKGKLKQFTTTEFANFFGPKIKDKKELDKENSKKDED, encoded by the coding sequence ATGACTAAACTGCGGGGGGCAGTTATAGTACTACTTTTATTGTGTAGTATGACTATACAAGGATATACCCATGAGCGAAGTGATGGTGGGTATTTTTCTATCGTAGATGAGAGTGGCACCGTAGTCTATATAACAGGTTGGGGAGTACGAGTGGGGGATGAGTTCCTTACTGAAAAAAATAAACGCTATGAAGTTATTAGTATAGAAGGTGATATAGCCCATAGCAAATTAATCGGTGATGTCAATTTAAGTAAATATGGGCAATCAAAAGACAATCCACTCGTAAGTTTATTAAAACCTAGCATTACATGGGCTCAAGGAAGTGGTAAAGTAGCTGTTTACCATACTCATTCTGATGAGTCTTATACTCCTACAGATGGCAAGGATAGTATCCTCGGAGCTGGTGGCATTTATAAGGTGGGGGATAGTTTTACCAGTGCCCTTCAGTCCAAAGGATTGGAAGTGTTTCACTCCGATGCAAAACATGATCCACATGATGATATGGCTTATGAACGTTCACGCCGTACAGTAATGGAACTTTTAAAAAAGCAACCCGACGCTATTTTTGATATTCATCGGGATGCCGCACCTCCAGAGGTATATAAAGCCAACATTGATGGTCAAGATGTAACAAAAGTACAATTAGTCGTTGGTAAGTATGGACCAACGGGAAAACAAATTGAAGATTATGCCTTACAACTTAAGGCTAATTCAGATACGCAACATCCTGGTTTAATAAAGGGTATCTTTTTTGCTAAGGGCGGCGATTATAATCAAGATTTGCACCCACGGTCGATGCTGCTTGAAGTCGGCTCAGACAAAAATGATCGGCAATCAGCTGAAAGAGGTGTTGCCTTGTTCGCTGATGTAATACCTACAATCTTAGGAAAAACAGCTGCAACCCCAAATAATGTTGCTGGACAAGCCGGGCTAGGTACTGCCGAGGCAGGTCCCTCTGGTGCAAGTAAATCAATGGGATGGATCGTAGGAGCTTTGATTATTGGTGTAATCGCCTTCTTGTTTTTAAGCACAGGTAGTATGAAAGAAGCAAAGGGAAAGCTTAAACAGTTTACAACAACTGAGTTTGCGAACTTTTTTGGACCAAAAATAAAAGATAAAAAAGAGCTTGACAAGGAAAATAGCAAAAAAGACGAAGATTAG
- a CDS encoding homoserine dehydrogenase: MNNMITIGLLGMGTVGASVVKILNDNTNDILQKVGVPVKIKKIMVRQLDKVRSIDVDAKFTTDIDDIINDKEIDIIVEVMGGIIPAKDYIIKALAAGKHVVTANKDVVAKYGQEIFEVAEKSKVDFLFEASVAGGIPIIRPLKQCLAANRISEVMGIINGTTNFMLTKMTNEGLDFDSVLAEAQAKGYAEADPTADVGGFDAARKIAILASIAFGSRVSIDDVYVEGITTISTEDINYAKELGYVIKLLAIAKDDEHGIDVRVHPAFIPSKHPLASVHDVFNAIYIKGDAVGETMFYGRGAGGMPTASAVVADVIDVARNIIHNANSRILCTCYTQKSFCPVQNTESPYYIRLLVADKPGVLAAIAGAFGAQQVSLHSVIQKRKVNTSSELVLITYQVSDANLRLAINTIMGMSVVNKVSSVIRVEAEDFA, encoded by the coding sequence ATGAATAATATGATTACAATTGGCTTACTTGGTATGGGTACAGTAGGGGCAAGTGTCGTCAAAATACTGAATGACAATACCAATGATATTCTACAAAAAGTTGGCGTCCCTGTAAAGATAAAAAAAATTATGGTTCGTCAGCTTGATAAAGTTAGAAGTATCGATGTGGATGCAAAATTCACTACAGATATTGATGATATCATTAATGATAAAGAAATTGATATTATCGTTGAAGTGATGGGTGGGATAATTCCAGCCAAGGATTATATTATAAAAGCTCTGGCAGCAGGCAAGCATGTAGTAACTGCTAATAAAGATGTTGTCGCTAAATATGGGCAAGAAATATTCGAAGTTGCTGAAAAAAGTAAAGTTGATTTCTTATTTGAAGCCAGTGTTGCTGGAGGTATTCCGATAATTCGTCCCCTTAAACAATGTTTGGCAGCAAATAGAATTAGTGAAGTTATGGGAATAATTAATGGCACAACTAACTTTATGCTCACTAAAATGACAAACGAAGGTTTAGATTTTGATAGTGTATTGGCCGAAGCGCAAGCAAAAGGATATGCCGAAGCCGATCCAACTGCTGATGTAGGTGGGTTTGATGCTGCTCGCAAAATTGCTATATTAGCTTCTATTGCTTTTGGTAGCAGAGTTTCAATTGACGACGTTTATGTGGAGGGTATAACTACTATCTCCACGGAAGATATAAATTATGCAAAAGAACTGGGATATGTAATTAAATTACTCGCTATCGCCAAAGATGATGAACATGGTATAGATGTTCGTGTACATCCAGCCTTCATTCCATCTAAGCATCCATTAGCTTCAGTACATGATGTTTTTAATGCTATCTATATCAAAGGTGATGCTGTCGGCGAAACTATGTTTTATGGTAGAGGGGCTGGAGGAATGCCTACAGCTAGTGCTGTAGTTGCCGATGTTATTGATGTGGCTCGTAATATTATTCATAATGCAAATAGCCGTATACTTTGTACTTGTTATACACAGAAAAGTTTTTGCCCTGTACAAAATACAGAATCTCCGTATTATATTAGATTATTAGTAGCAGATAAACCCGGTGTTTTGGCTGCTATTGCGGGTGCTTTTGGTGCACAGCAAGTCAGTTTACATTCAGTAATTCAAAAGCGTAAAGTAAATACTTCTTCGGAACTAGTATTAATTACGTATCAAGTTTCTGATGCGAATTTGCGTCTGGCTATTAACACAATTATGGGCATGTCAGTAGTTAATAAAGTAAGTAGTGTAATACGAGTAGAAGCAGAAGATTTTGCATAG